GGTGATGTGTTTGCTTGTTACAGCGAACTCCTCGTATGTGGTGATCAAAAACTAGAAGCCCAATTAAGAACGCACTATGTTGATGCCTGGTTTCTAGATGGATTTTCTCCTGCAAAAAATAGCGCAATGTGGTCTGAAAATTTATTCCATTGCATCAGCTTGCTGTCTACAGCAGGGACAACATTGGCAACATTTTCTGCAGCAAGTTTGGTAAAAAATAATCTACAAAACGCAGGTTTTGAGGTTAGAAAGAGCAAAGGGTTTGGTCGCAAACGAGAGATGACAATTGCTAATTATGTCAGAATGCCCGAACATAATTATCATCGCTTGCGCACGACCCCATGGCATGTAGGCTCGCCCAACAAGGTTGGCAAAAAGCAAGCTATTGTTTTAGGCGCAGGACTAGCCGGTTGCTATACGGCCTATGCATTAAGTAAACGTAATTGGGAGGTCGTTTTACTTGATGCTGGCAATGAAGTCGGTTGCGGAGCGTCAGGCAATAAACAAGCAGTTCTATATCCAAAATTATCATCGTACCAATCCCCCTTAACATTATTTATGTTAATGGCGTTTTTATTTGCCTCGCGAGAATACAGCAAGCTTTTGCAAGAGCACGATTTGGGTGAGTTAGCAGGAATATTACAACTCGCCTTTAATGAAAAGGAATGTTTAACTCAGGGAAGTTTGGACAAATGGCTCTCAGTTTATCCCGAATTGGGTTTATTGGTTGATTGTCAACAAGCCTCAAATTTGGCTGGAATTGAGCTAAGCACAAATGGTTTATTTATTCCGCAGTCCGGCTGGTTAAACTCTAAAGCACTATGTCAACTATTGGCAAAAGCACCAGGCATCCAATTTATCCCCAATACGATGATTAACGAAATATATGCAGAAGAGGGGATGTGGCATGCGGATAATTATTCGGCTGAGATTTTAGTAATCACTAGTGGCTACCAGGCAGCCCAATTTCCTTATACGAGTTACCTACCACTCAAACCCATCCGTGGGCAGATGACTGACATAGAGAGTAACCCACATACGAAAGAATTAAAAATACCTCTATGTGGTGATGGACATGTTTTGCCGACTCAAAATAATACACATTCAGTGGGTGCTACTTATCATTTGGGTATAACTAACCCAAATTGTAGTGCAGCTGATGATGAAACTAATTTATTACGTCTGAAAAAAATTACTCCACAATTAGTTTGGTCTAATCGCTTAAAAAATAGTTGGTGCGGGATTAGAGGAGCAACAACGGATTATTTACCCGTAGTGGGCCCAGTACCTAACGAAGTGGAGTTTAACCAACAGTTTGCAACCTTAAAGACAAATGCCAAACGCTGGCTACCGTTTCCTGGCCCTTATTACTCTGGTTTATACCTTTGTGCAGGCTTTGGTTCTCGAGGTTTGACAACCATACCTCTCGCCGCCGAGTGGTTAGCGTCACTAATTAATAATGATCCATTCTTTCTTCCAAAGTCACTCGTTCAAGCCCTATCTCCAGCTCGTTTCTTGCGGAAAAAAATTATTAGGGCATAGCTACAGAGCCCACAAAAAGGACAAATACAATTCTTTTGTGAAACAGTAAATTTGTGCATGAAGTATGCTTACAAAAAAAGTAAAAATCGTCATCTATACTTTTTCTTGTCGTATGAATTTAATAAAGGGAATTAATCATCAATGCACAAGGAGCCCATTATATGAGCGCACTAGAAAAGATGAGTGATCATTGCTCTATCGTCATTAAAAATATTAATGAGTTGGATGCTCAATTTATAACCCAAGAATTTTTAACTCGAGAAATATTAACCTCATTACGAGAAATACATTTCTTACAAGACAGTTTTATGCACAATCATTCGACACATGAAGCACTACAAAAAAGTTTTGTTACTTTTCAAGGTGCCATAGCTTCTCTAGCTGAAACATTAAGTGATAAAAAGTCTGTAACGAATGAATCAATCCAAATAAATTAAGGAGACTCCCTATAAAGAATCCAGGATTCTTATAGGGTTAGGGTTCGCTCAATCGTATTTTAGATACGATAGCGTTTCTTAGTCTTTACTGTAGGCGCACTTTGAAAATCATTGGCGTAATTTTGTCTTAAGCTAGGTTGTGTAAAATTAATCCATAACATGGAAATTCCTTTCTTTCATTGAGTGGGGAGGTTGTATGAAAGCCAAAAGCGAGCTTTTAGACAAAGTGATTGCATGTACAAGATGGGGTAATGAACGAGGTGTATCCGCAATTATTTTAGGTGAACAATGTGGATATCCTTTAGGGATTATAAGGAGTAAATCCTCTAAAAAACCTGTGGACCTTGAAGCGTTAATTCTAAACAGTGGGAAGGATGAAGGACGTAGTCTTGGATTTATTGATTTTGTATTCGACCATAAATCAGGATTCATCGGCATAACGTACAATAAAAATTTCAATGAATTTGGACACGATGGCATTGCTAATGCGTTGCAATCCCCTGGTTGGACAGGAAGTGATTCAAGACGAGCGGCAATTGTCGGTGGAAGAATTGCATTTTTAAATGGTTTTTTTATTACGACAGAATGGAGTGGCCACTATGGCGATCTCTGGAATGACAGTATAATCGGCGAATTTCAAAGTACTTTCTTTTGGTCTACCAAACAACCTATTCTTCACATTAAGTGGAAAGCTTCTGCAGATGAGCCTGCGAATGAGGCGGAGAAACCTTCATCAAAATTGTTAGTATCTTGTGGCTTTTTTGCCCTAAACGATCGTGCTACCAAGGTGGGTATTAAAGCTAATACACCTTTGGATAGCCAGACTTGCGATCTGGTTGCATCCTATCTGACAAAAAATGATTAGTGGATTGAGTTGGTGTAATAAGGCGACTTAAGAATCGCCTTATAAACTATGAAGACAATTATCGTTTACCCACAATATTATCATCATTAACTCTTGCTTATCCCTCTTGAGATCGTTACTCTTCGCGAATCATTAGCTACTTAATGAGGTAATCGTGGCCAATATTGAAATTTTTCAAATAGATGCCTTTACTGACAAAATTTTTCACGGTAACCCTGCAGCCGTTTGCATATTAAATGAGTGGTTAAATGATGAACTCATGCAAGCCATTGCTGTTGAAAATAATCTCTCAGAAACTGCATTTGTTATCGAAGACAAGCACGGTTTTCATATTCGTTGGTTTACTCCGCGTGGTGAGATTAGTTTATGCGGACATGCGACTCTTGCAGCTGGTTTTGTCCTCCATGAGCTTGAAAAATGTCCAGGGAATAGTGTTAATTTCTCGAGTAAAAGCGGGCCATTGGCAGTAAAACAAAAGGGTGAGCGGTATACACTTGATTTTCCGCGTTTAGATTATCAGTTAATCAAGACCCCTGAAATAATTACTGCATTAGTTGATAAGCCTTGTATTGAAACTTATGAAAGTGAACTGGATTACATGATCTTGTTAGCTGCCGAAGACAACGTATTGCAGGCTCAGGTCGATATCAAGGCGTTGTCAAAATTACCTAAGAGAGGGTTAATTCTTACCTCTGGCAGTAGTGAGGCTGACTTCTATTCTCGCTGCTTTTATCCAAAACATAACATTCCTGAAGATCCGGTAACGGGTTCTGCTCATTGTGTCCTAGCCCCATTTTGGGCAAATCGCTTGAATAAAAATACACTCAAGGCGGTTCAAGGATCGATTAGAAAAGGCGAGATACTTTGTGAAGTATTGCAAGAACGTGTCTATCTTTCAGGCTACTGTAAATGGTATTCAAGGGGGCATTTAGTCATATAAATTAGCTTTGAGGTTCATTGGGCAGCGTTACTTGGGCATATAAAGAAATTACATGACTGGCCTGTCCTGGATTGCTAAATACATATTGATAAAGATAACCAGCACCAACCAGCAAGTTCTTGGAGGCTTGCTGATCGAGGCTGATTAGAATTCGATTTTGATCTAATGTTTGAGTGGTAACCCAGTCTGCCTGAACTACATTAATGAAGAGTTCATTAAATCCTACCAAACTTAAGCTATCAGTGAGCTTTTTTCTAAGAGTAAGTCTTTCTCGAAAACGATAATTCCATTCATTGGAATCGGCACGAGTGCGTTGTTCAAGACGTGAACGCAATGTGAACCAGGGCGTTTGTTCATGGGTGAATAAAACCTGTTCCCAGACTCTATTTTCTTGCAGATTTGAACCTTGATTGAGTTTTGTCGTTACTGTCGTACCACCTAATGCCATGGTCCATCGTGGAGAATATTGATAGCCGCCACTAAAATTGGTAAGGAGTTGCTCAAACAAGAAAGGTCTGTCTCTGACGCGTAGTTGCGGTTCGATTTGATACACATAGTTACCAATCTGGGTATTAAATCCAATCGTTGACCATACTTTTTCATTTGTAGAAAGAGCCCATACCGTCTTTATGAATAAGCATTCAAGGATAAAAAGACTGAGGATGAATAGAATTCTCATTGTTCTCACTGTATGACAAAACTTATAATCTACTAATTCAATGTAATTGTCGACTCTGCTAAATAAATTTCTTAATTGTTTCTCAATTTTGATTGGAGATTAATCAAATTCTGTATTGCTTCGCATGGTTCGAAAGACAGATTAATCAAATCCTATATTGATTTTAGGAAATATTAAATATCCCCATCTTGCGAGCGCAGTGAAGCAATCTTCTATACGAAATAATAAAATTATGGTAAGCATAAACCAATTGGTTTATGCTGGTATAGCTTTAAATATCTAATTTAATTAACTAAGGATGGTAAGAAAAATGAATTCTTGGAACAGTGTAATTTTTATGAAAACCAATAAGTCATGGTCTGAATTAAGTGCAATGGCAAAATGGGACGGTGTTGAAAAAATGTGGTCTACTTCAGGTGACTGGGACTGGTGTATCAAGTTAAATAAAGATTCTTCTTCTCCGGAAAAAACACATGAGTTTGTTGCTCGCATGCGTGATGGCCACTGGGCTAGTGAGACTCAAACAAACTGGTGGAAGGAAATGCCTGCCAAATAGTTGCAACAGCCCGAGATAATTCGGGCTGTTTAATTTATTCTGTATTAAATTTCTTCACTACTCAGATGTTTTGTCACATTGCCTTGCCATTTGGTGTAGGAGCATGATAAAAAAGCGGTTCATAATGTCAAGGAGTGAATATTGATGTCTGGCTCAATGGGAAAGCGCTTTCGAACTCTTGTTCAAAATCATTCACCTTTACAAGTTGTAGGAACTATCAATGCTTATACAGCCATGCTAGCGGAGTCGGCAGGATGTGAAGCTATATACTTATCAGGTGCTGGTGTTGCGAATGCCTCTTATGGGCTTCCTGATTTGGGAATGACGAGTCTTGCTGAAGTTTTAGAAGATGCGAGACGTATCACTCAAGCTTGTTCCTTACCGCTGTTAGTCGATGTAGATACCGGGTGGGGCCATGCATTTAACATTGCCCGAACAGTGAAACTTATGGAACAGGCGAATGTAGCGGCAATTCACATAGAAGATCAGGTTCTTGCCAAGCGCTGCGGACATCGTCCCAATAAAGCCATTGTCTCTATGCGTGAAATGGGCGATAGAATAAAAACAGCTGTAGATGCTCGCACAGATGAAAATTTTGTCATTATGGCACGAACTGATGCCTTCGCCGTTGAAGGAATGAATGCAGCCATTGAAAGAGCCCAACTATGTGTGGAATTAGGCGCTGATATGCTTTTCCCTGAAGCAATGACTACTCTTTCTGAATATCAAGAATTTTGCCGCCATTTTAAAG
The nucleotide sequence above comes from Legionella hackeliae. Encoded proteins:
- the mnmC gene encoding bifunctional tRNA (5-methylaminomethyl-2-thiouridine)(34)-methyltransferase MnmD/FAD-dependent 5-carboxymethylaminomethyl-2-thiouridine(34) oxidoreductase MnmC: MSSPFVPIETAELTWRNGLPVSAKFDDIYFSTEGGLQETEHVFIVGNRLIERWQLLEKETFVIAETGFGSGLNFLLTWSLWLKYAPKDARLFFISCEKFPLKKEDLARCLALWPQLKTQADALLADYPILTPGFHHLSFENGRINLTLMLGDVFACYSELLVCGDQKLEAQLRTHYVDAWFLDGFSPAKNSAMWSENLFHCISLLSTAGTTLATFSAASLVKNNLQNAGFEVRKSKGFGRKREMTIANYVRMPEHNYHRLRTTPWHVGSPNKVGKKQAIVLGAGLAGCYTAYALSKRNWEVVLLDAGNEVGCGASGNKQAVLYPKLSSYQSPLTLFMLMAFLFASREYSKLLQEHDLGELAGILQLAFNEKECLTQGSLDKWLSVYPELGLLVDCQQASNLAGIELSTNGLFIPQSGWLNSKALCQLLAKAPGIQFIPNTMINEIYAEEGMWHADNYSAEILVITSGYQAAQFPYTSYLPLKPIRGQMTDIESNPHTKELKIPLCGDGHVLPTQNNTHSVGATYHLGITNPNCSAADDETNLLRLKKITPQLVWSNRLKNSWCGIRGATTDYLPVVGPVPNEVEFNQQFATLKTNAKRWLPFPGPYYSGLYLCAGFGSRGLTTIPLAAEWLASLINNDPFFLPKSLVQALSPARFLRKKIIRA
- a CDS encoding polymorphic toxin type 43 domain-containing protein, with the translated sequence MKAKSELLDKVIACTRWGNERGVSAIILGEQCGYPLGIIRSKSSKKPVDLEALILNSGKDEGRSLGFIDFVFDHKSGFIGITYNKNFNEFGHDGIANALQSPGWTGSDSRRAAIVGGRIAFLNGFFITTEWSGHYGDLWNDSIIGEFQSTFFWSTKQPILHIKWKASADEPANEAEKPSSKLLVSCGFFALNDRATKVGIKANTPLDSQTCDLVASYLTKND
- a CDS encoding PhzF family phenazine biosynthesis protein, which codes for MANIEIFQIDAFTDKIFHGNPAAVCILNEWLNDELMQAIAVENNLSETAFVIEDKHGFHIRWFTPRGEISLCGHATLAAGFVLHELEKCPGNSVNFSSKSGPLAVKQKGERYTLDFPRLDYQLIKTPEIITALVDKPCIETYESELDYMILLAAEDNVLQAQVDIKALSKLPKRGLILTSGSSEADFYSRCFYPKHNIPEDPVTGSAHCVLAPFWANRLNKNTLKAVQGSIRKGEILCEVLQERVYLSGYCKWYSRGHLVI
- a CDS encoding DUF2490 domain-containing protein, which codes for MRILFILSLFILECLFIKTVWALSTNEKVWSTIGFNTQIGNYVYQIEPQLRVRDRPFLFEQLLTNFSGGYQYSPRWTMALGGTTVTTKLNQGSNLQENRVWEQVLFTHEQTPWFTLRSRLEQRTRADSNEWNYRFRERLTLRKKLTDSLSLVGFNELFINVVQADWVTTQTLDQNRILISLDQQASKNLLVGAGYLYQYVFSNPGQASHVISLYAQVTLPNEPQS
- the prpB gene encoding methylisocitrate lyase; the encoded protein is MSGSMGKRFRTLVQNHSPLQVVGTINAYTAMLAESAGCEAIYLSGAGVANASYGLPDLGMTSLAEVLEDARRITQACSLPLLVDVDTGWGHAFNIARTVKLMEQANVAAIHIEDQVLAKRCGHRPNKAIVSMREMGDRIKTAVDARTDENFVIMARTDAFAVEGMNAAIERAQLCVELGADMLFPEAMTTLSEYQEFCRHFKVPVLANITEFGKTPLFTREELRGAGIELILYPLSAFRAMSKAALTVYKTIKEKGTQQNLLDSMQTRNELYQVLGYHDYEKKLDQLMEGEDGQ